The following are encoded together in the Fusarium keratoplasticum isolate Fu6.1 chromosome 1, whole genome shotgun sequence genome:
- a CDS encoding MFS domain-containing protein, giving the protein MTISDRDQEKGLDDQSERVEDTARGTVHDAAGHGRAATDAYGNSLVQFDPVAERKLRWKLDLMTVPTVSVLYLFCFIDRANIGNARIAGLTEDLKLEGYDYNKILSVFYISYILFEIPATVTCKWMGPGWFLPLTSLLFGIVSIATAFVKTQSAICGVRFLLGIFEAGMLPGIAYYLSRWYKRAELTFRLSLYMVMAPLAGAFGGLLASGILKLDHFGSLHHWRMIFAIEGIITVGLSLIAFFSLTDRPETAWWLTQEEKELCIARVKSERLAQTEVVDGIDRVKLWRGISNPITVQIAFIFLFNNITVQGLAFFLPTIVGTIYPDYSTVQKQLYSVPPYAVGAFFAVAFPALSWYLDKRQIFIILSAPTVIAGYAMFLGSKVAEVRYGACFMIASTCMVLGTMTNAHISANVVSDTARSSAIGLNVMFGNIGGLIATWSYLVKDAPHFPTGNGLNLACGCMIFMLSIGGYLWMKWDNNRRDKRNVEQELAGMSPETIANLDWKHPGHRWRP; this is encoded by the exons atgaccatctCCGACAGGGACCAGGAGAAGGGTCTCGACGACCAGTCTGAGAGAGTCGAGGACACCGCTCGTGGCACCGTTCACGATGCTGCCGGACACGGTCGCGCGGCTACTGATGC TTACGGCAACTCACTTGTCCAGTTCGACCCCGTCGCCGAGCGCAAACTACGATGGAAGCTGGACTTGATGACCGTGCCGACTGTCTCGGTTCTCTATCTCTTCTGCTTCATCGACCGAGCGAATATTG GCAACGCGCGTATCGCCGGACTCACTGAGgatctcaagctcgagggcTACGACTACAACAAGATCCTCTCTGTCTTTTACATCTCGTATATTCTCTTCGAAATCCCCGCCACCGTTACTTGCAAGTGGATGGGTCCTGGTTGGTTCCTCCCTCTCACATCGCTCCTCTTTGGCATCGTCAGTATCGCCACCGCCTTCGTAAAGACTCAGTCCGCCATCTGCGGTGTACGATTTCTCCTGGGTATCTTTGAGGCCGGTATGCTTCCGGGAATCGCCTATTACCTGTCCCGCTGGTATAAGCGCGCCGAGTTGACGTTCCGTCTGTCGCTTTACATGGTCATGGCTCCTCTCGCTGGTGCCTTTGGAGGTCTCCTCGCTAGTGGAATCCTGAAGCTTGATCACTTTGGCAGCCTCCACCACTGGCGCATGATCTTTGCGATCGAAGGCATCATCACCGTTGGCCTCAGTCTCATCGCCTTTTTCTCCCTGACTGACCGACCCGAGACGGCTTGGTGGCTGAcccaggaggagaaggagctgTGCATTGCTCGAGTCAAGTCGGAGCGTCTGGCTCAGACCGAagtcgttgatggcatcgaccGAGTCAAGCTCTGGCGCGGTATTTCCAACCCAATCACGGTCCAGATTGctttcatcttcctcttcaacaacatcaccgTCCAGGgtctcgccttcttcctcccgACCATTGTTGGCACTATCTACCCCGACTACAGCACCGTCCAGAAGCAGCTCTACAGTGTGCCGCCCTATGCAGTCGGTGCTTTCTTTGCTGTTGCTTTCCCGGCTCTCAGTTGGTACCTCGACAAGCGCCAGATCTTCATCATTCTCTCGGCGCCGACGGTCATTGCTGGTTACGCCATGTTCCTTGGATCCAAGGTCGCAGAGGTTCGGTACGGCGCTTGCTTCATGATTGCGAGCACTTGCATGGTGCTGGGCACTATGACGAACGCACATATCAGCGCCAACGTGGTGAGCGACACTGCGCGAAGCAGTGCTATTGGTCTCAAC GTCATGTTTGGCAACATTGGAGGTCTTATCGCTACCTGGTCCTACCTCGTCAAGGATGCCCCTCACTTCCCTACTGGCAACGGCCTTAACTTGGCCTGCGGATGCATGATCTTCATGCTGAGCATCGGTGGCTACCTGTGGATGAAGTGGGATAACAACCGACGAGACAAGCGAAATGTTGAGCAGGAGCTGGCTGGCATGAGCCCCGAGACGATTGCGAATCTGGACTGGAAGCACCCTGGTCACCGATGGCGACCGTGA